GGAGGGCGCCGCGTTGAGGATCTGCCGGGGGTCGGGGAGTGGTTCAGGGCGCGTCGGTCGGCCGGTACTCGAAGGTCGCGCCCAGCGTCTCGAGGTGACGGAAAAACAGCGGGTAACTCTTGCGGATGTGGTGCGCGCCGGTGATCGTGAGTGGGGCCTCGGCCCGCAGGCCCAGCAGGGTGAGCAGCATGATCATACGGTGGTCGCCATGCCCGTCCGCCGTGACTCCGCCCGCGATTCCCTGCGAACCCGTGACGCTCAGTGAATCTCCGGTCTCGGCAGCGCTCAGGCCCAGGCGCTCCAGTTCGCCGCGGGTGTCGCTGATGCGGTCGCACTCTTTCAGGCGCAGCGTGGACACGTTCTCCCAGGTCGTGGTGCCCGAGGCGCTGGCCGCCGCTGCCGTGAGCGCCTGCACCGCGTCGGTGAAGCCGTCCCCGTCGCGCGTGACCGCATGCAGGGGCTGGCCGCCCCGCACGATCAGGGTGTCGCCTTCCCGGCGGATGTCCGCGCCCATCTCCTGCAGGACGGCCACGGCCTCGCGCTCGCCCTGCAGGTCACGCTCGCGCAGGTTCGAGAGGCGCAATTCGCCGGGGATCATGGCGGCAGCGGCCAGCAGGGCGGCAGACCCCGGGTAGTCGCCAGGCACCAGCACCCGACCCGGCCGGTAGACCTGCCCGCCGGGGATGTCGATGCGGCTCAGATCCTCCCGCGCGGTCGTCCGGATCCCGAAGGCCGCCAGGGTATCCAGCGTCTGCCGAAGTGGCGCGTGACTCTTGATGGTTCCCGTCAGGCGCAGGTTCAGGCCCTCGGGCAGCAACGGGCCCAGGAACATCAGAGCCGAGGCGTACTGGCTGGACTTCTCGGCCGCGACCTCGACCACGCCGCCCCGCACCGGGCCGCTGATCTGGATGGGCAGCCTGCCCTCCCGGCTGTCGACCTTCGCGCCCAGGCGTTCCAGCGCGGCCAGCAGGTCGCCCTGCGGCCGCTTGCCCAGCGACTCCGCGTAGTCCGTGACGAAGGTCGTGCCGGTGGTCAGGGCGGCCACGCCCATCAGAAAGCGGGCCACAGCGCCCGCGTTGCCGGGATTTAAGGTCACGTCCGCGCGCGGGGAGGCGCCGAAGCCCCGGATCACGGCATCGTCGCCGACCAGCTCGACTCCGGCGCCCCAGTCTTCCAGACAGCGCAGCATGGCCTGCGCGTCCTCGCTGGTCGCCACGCCCACCACCCGCGTCTCTCCCTGCGCCAGGGCCGCCGCGAGCAGGTAGCGGGTCGTGTAGTTCTTGCTGGGCTGGGCCCGCAGTTCCCCACGCAATTCCTTGACGGGGTGAACGATCACGTCGAACCGTTCGGGCAGACCATCGGCACTCATACAGCGAGGCTAGCGTCTGCGGCGCGCGGCGCTCTGGTGCGGGCAAGACAGCGGCCATCCAGGCTCAGCGGAGTGCAGGGCCGCGCCACCCTGTAGGACTGCGGGAATCGTCCAAAGCGGCCCGTTTCCGGGTGGGGTGAGCCGCCCGATCTGATCCGCGTGCCAACCGCTCACCGGCTGTCGTATCCCCACCCACCAGCCGGGGTCAGTATCCAGCCTTTCCGAAGGCAGTTCACACGCGCCCTGGCCCTCCCTGGCCTAGCCTGGAACGATGCCCACCTTCGCTCCTGGCCAGCGCTGGACGTACCACACCCGCCCCGGCGAGGAGACGTCCACCGTGCTGATCCTGGCGATGGAAACTGGCCCGGATGACGTGGCGGTGCACATCCGCCTCGACGGCCTGCGCCTGCGGAGTCCACACTTGGCGGGCGGCCTTCAGGAGGAACTGGCCCACTCGCCCGTCAGCGAGTCCGCCCTGCAGGCCTCGGTGATCGACCTGATCGAGGACGACGTGGTGCTGCCCGTGGATCAGGGTGGCCTGGAGCGCTGGCGGGACGCCTTCACGCGCGGAGAGGCCGGCGTCTTCACGCTGCCGGTCGCGGCCCTGGTGGACGCCGTCGAGCAGGCGATCAACACCACGCCCGACGCCGGCGGCCCCGCCCTGTTCCACAAGAGCAATCTGAAATAGGGCCCGGACGGGCTGCGACACGCGCCCCGCTGCCGTCGGGTCGGTCGTCTCCCCCACGACACGATGGTCTAACACGCCAAGCAGCAATAACCCCGCCGGTCAGGGCGGGGTCGGGAATGGGGGGAGGGTCAGTCGTCGGTGCCGACGGCCTGGGGCTGCGGCCTCAGGGTTCCGCCAGCCGCGTACGTGTGCTCCTCGACCAGCACGGTTTTCAGTTCCGGCTTGGATTCGGCCTTCATCGTGGCTATCGCGTCGCGCACGCCCTGGCCGAGGTTCGGATCGACCTTGTCGAGGTGGCCCAGGTAGCGATCCTGGATGAACGCCGGCGTGGCGCCCAGATGCCGGGCATAGTTGCCATACACGCGCTTCTGCTCGTCCGGTTTCATGAGGCGGAACAGGGCGCCGGGCTGCGCGAAGTAGTCCTCGTCCGTCTCGGGCCAGCCGTAACGGTCCGCAGCGCCGGTCAGTTTGCGGGGCGGTTCCTGCACCGCCTCGCCGGACGCGACCGGGCCGCCGAAGGAGTTCGGCTCGTACACCGGGGCATCCCCGAAGTTGCCGTCGAACCGCAGGTGGCCGTCCCGGTGGTAGGTGTGGACGGGCGCGACGGCCTTGTTCACGGGCAGTTCGGCGTAGTTGATGCCGATCCGGTAGCGGTGGGCATCGGCGTAGCTCATCAGGCGGCCCTGGAGCATCTTGTCGGGGCTGGCGCCGAAGCCGCGCGGCATGTTGTTCGGCTCGAAGGCGGCCTGCTCGATCTGGGCGAAGTAGTTTGTCGGGTTCTCGTTCAGCTCGAACTCCCCGACCTCCATCAGCGGGTAGTCCGCGTGCGGCCAGACCTTCGTGAGATCGAAGGGGTTGATGTGGTAGGTGTCGGCCTCGGCCTCCGGCATGACCTGGAGGCTGACCTTCCACTTCGGGAAGTCGCCGCGCTCAATGGCGTCGTGCAGATCCTGGAAGGCGAAGTCTGGGTTCTTCCCGGCGATCTCGGTCGCTTCCTCTTCCGTCAGGTTCTGCACGCCCTGCTGGGTGTGGAAGTGCCACTTCACGTAGACGCGTTCGCCCTTGGCGTTCCACAGGCTGTACGTGTGGCTGGAGTAGCCGTTCATGAACCGGTAGCCGCGCGGAATCCCGCGATCACCGAAGATGTACAGCGTCTGGTGCAGCGTCTCGGGGCGTAGGCCCCAGAAGTCGAACATCATCGTCTCGCTGCGGCGGCCCGTGGCCGGGTGGCGTTTCTGGCTGTGGATGAAATCCTGGAACTTGACGGGATCGCGGACGAAGAACACCGGGGTGTTGTTGCCGACCAGATCCCAGTTGCCGTCCTCGGTGTACATCTTCAAGGCGAAGCCGCGCGGGTCACGCACGGTATCCGCGAAGCCCTTCTCACCGGCCACGGTGGAGAAGCGCGCCAGCATGCGGCACTCGGTGCCCTCCTTCTGGAACAGATGCGCGATGGTCAGTTCGGGAATGGCGCGGGTGACGCGGAACGTGCCGAAGGCGCCGCTGCCCTTGGCATGCACGACCCGTTCGGGGACGCGCTCACGGTTGAAGTGCGCCATGCGCTCGAGCAGGTGGTGATCCTGCAACAGCACCGGTCCGCGCGGCCCGGCAGTTATGGAGTTCTCGTTGCTGGCGACCGGGTCGCCCTGCGCGTTGGTGAGCGCCGTGGTGCTCTTCTTCGGAGTTTGCAGGTCAGTCGGTTCGCTGGGTTTGAAGGTCTTGTCGTCGCTCATGGCTACTCCTGGCACTCGGGAAACGGCGGCCAATCCGGGTCGGATCGACTCGACCTCAATCCTAAACAGGAAACGTTCTCAACAGGATGAACCGCATCTCAAGACACGCTGGGTCAGCGGCTCAGCTTGAACGCCCGCCCACCCTCGTACATCAGGTGCACGCTCACCGCGCCAGCCAGCACTTTGACCTCACAACTCGTCACGCCAGGTGGCAACGCTCCCGGCTTCACCTGCCCACACCCCACCGAGTACGACGCGTTTGGCGACGGGTTGCCCGCCAGGACGGCCTCACGCACGCTGCGGGCGTAGTCCCGCGCTCCCCGCCCCTGCCATGCCAGCACGGCCACCATCATCCCGATTCCGGTCACGAAGGCCAGCAGGATCAGCCAGAACGTCCGGGCCGTGCGCCGCCTCATCTCCGGCGTGACCTCGCGCTGCGGCAGGGCGTTCAGGGGGTTGGATGGAGGACGGCTGGCCATTTCCCGAGCCTACCCTGACGTGCCCCGGGCTGCCAGGACAGTAAACTGCCCCGCATGAGCAAGGTCATCATCATCGGAGCGGGCGGCGTCGCGAACGTCGTCGCCAAGAAATGCGCGCAGAACGACACGGTGTTCACCGAGGTGCTGATCGCCACCCGCACCGTCAGCAAGGCCGACAAGATCGTCGCGGAGATCAAGGAACACCTGCCAGGCAGCAAGGCGGTCTTCAGCACAGCGACCGTCGATGCCGACAACGTGCCGGAACTGGTCAAGCTCATCACGGACTTCGGGCCGGTCATGGTCATCAACGTGGCCCTCCCCTACCAGGACCTGACCATCATGGACGCCTGCCTGGAAACCGGCGTGCACTACCTCGATACCGCCAACTACGAACCCAAGGACGTCGCCAAGTTCGAGTACTCGTGGCAGTGGGCGTACCAGGAACGCTTCCAGGAGAAGGGACTGATGGCGCTGCTCGGCTGCGGCTTCGACCCGGGCGCGACCCAGGCGTTCACGGCATTCCTGGCCAAGCACCACTTCAACGAGATTCACGAGCTGGACATCGTGGACTGCAACAACGGCGACCACGGCAAGGCGTTCGCCACGAACTTCAACCCCGAGATCAACATCCGCGAGATCACCGCCAACGGCCGCTACTGGGAGAACGGCCAGTGGGTCGAGACCCAGCCGCTGGAACTCAGCCAGGACATCTACTACCCCAAG
The Deinococcus sp. KSM4-11 DNA segment above includes these coding regions:
- the aroA gene encoding 3-phosphoshikimate 1-carboxyvinyltransferase translates to MSADGLPERFDVIVHPVKELRGELRAQPSKNYTTRYLLAAALAQGETRVVGVATSEDAQAMLRCLEDWGAGVELVGDDAVIRGFGASPRADVTLNPGNAGAVARFLMGVAALTTGTTFVTDYAESLGKRPQGDLLAALERLGAKVDSREGRLPIQISGPVRGGVVEVAAEKSSQYASALMFLGPLLPEGLNLRLTGTIKSHAPLRQTLDTLAAFGIRTTAREDLSRIDIPGGQVYRPGRVLVPGDYPGSAALLAAAAMIPGELRLSNLRERDLQGEREAVAVLQEMGADIRREGDTLIVRGGQPLHAVTRDGDGFTDAVQALTAAAASASGTTTWENVSTLRLKECDRISDTRGELERLGLSAAETGDSLSVTGSQGIAGGVTADGHGDHRMIMLLTLLGLRAEAPLTITGAHHIRKSYPLFFRHLETLGATFEYRPTDAP
- a CDS encoding catalase → MSDDKTFKPSEPTDLQTPKKSTTALTNAQGDPVASNENSITAGPRGPVLLQDHHLLERMAHFNRERVPERVVHAKGSGAFGTFRVTRAIPELTIAHLFQKEGTECRMLARFSTVAGEKGFADTVRDPRGFALKMYTEDGNWDLVGNNTPVFFVRDPVKFQDFIHSQKRHPATGRRSETMMFDFWGLRPETLHQTLYIFGDRGIPRGYRFMNGYSSHTYSLWNAKGERVYVKWHFHTQQGVQNLTEEEATEIAGKNPDFAFQDLHDAIERGDFPKWKVSLQVMPEAEADTYHINPFDLTKVWPHADYPLMEVGEFELNENPTNYFAQIEQAAFEPNNMPRGFGASPDKMLQGRLMSYADAHRYRIGINYAELPVNKAVAPVHTYHRDGHLRFDGNFGDAPVYEPNSFGGPVASGEAVQEPPRKLTGAADRYGWPETDEDYFAQPGALFRLMKPDEQKRVYGNYARHLGATPAFIQDRYLGHLDKVDPNLGQGVRDAIATMKAESKPELKTVLVEEHTYAAGGTLRPQPQAVGTDD
- a CDS encoding saccharopine dehydrogenase family protein — protein: MSKVIIIGAGGVANVVAKKCAQNDTVFTEVLIATRTVSKADKIVAEIKEHLPGSKAVFSTATVDADNVPELVKLITDFGPVMVINVALPYQDLTIMDACLETGVHYLDTANYEPKDVAKFEYSWQWAYQERFQEKGLMALLGCGFDPGATQAFTAFLAKHHFNEIHELDIVDCNNGDHGKAFATNFNPEINIREITANGRYWENGQWVETQPLELSQDIYYPKVATRKSFVLYHEELESLVKHFPTIKRARFWMTFGENYIKHLNVLEGIGMTSIEPIDFRGQKIAPIEFLKAVLPVPESLAANYTGQTCIGVQAKGPGKDGQPNVHFVYNVKDHVECYREVQAQGVSYTTGVPAMIGAMLMLNGTWMQPGVWNVEQLDPDPFIDAMNTWGLPVDELAGIELVKD